A genomic region of Bosea sp. 124 contains the following coding sequences:
- a CDS encoding transposase, producing MDVHLDVSTPGYVGRLEVVEGPTGRRVRSASEKARIAAESLMPGSQVTAVARKHGATRWQVYDWRRRLRQGQLALPESREPLFAPLLVEEAPSPRPPTKPPKSTLAKVEIVIDGMVIRTTVEVERLAQVIRAVRASR from the coding sequence ATGGACGTCCATTTGGACGTCTCGACACCTGGCTACGTAGGCCGACTTGAGGTTGTTGAGGGTCCGACGGGTCGGCGGGTTCGCTCGGCGTCGGAGAAGGCGCGGATCGCGGCGGAGAGCCTGATGCCGGGGTCGCAGGTGACGGCGGTTGCCCGCAAGCATGGCGCGACGCGCTGGCAGGTTTATGATTGGCGGCGTCGCCTTCGTCAGGGACAGTTGGCCCTTCCGGAGAGCCGGGAGCCGCTGTTCGCGCCGCTGCTGGTGGAAGAAGCGCCGTCGCCCCGACCGCCGACGAAGCCGCCGAAATCGACGCTGGCGAAGGTTGAGATCGTGATCGACGGCATGGTGATCCGCACGACGGTCGAGGTCGAGCGGTTGGCGCAGGTGATCCGTGCGGTGCGGGCCTCGCGATGA
- the tnpB gene encoding IS66 family insertion sequence element accessory protein TnpB (TnpB, as the term is used for proteins encoded by IS66 family insertion elements, is considered an accessory protein, since TnpC, encoded by a neighboring gene, is a DDE family transposase.), with amino-acid sequence MIAPGADLKIYMATRPVDFRRGLDGLAAAAQEVLGLDPYSGAAFVFRAKRADRIKILVWDRTGLVLVHKRLEGSKFVWPQVRDGVMRLSPAMFAALFEGLDWRLVRPERVRRPQLAG; translated from the coding sequence ATGATTGCGCCGGGCGCCGATCTGAAGATCTACATGGCGACGCGACCTGTCGACTTCCGGCGCGGCCTCGACGGGCTGGCCGCGGCGGCGCAGGAGGTCCTCGGCCTTGATCCCTATAGTGGCGCGGCCTTCGTCTTCCGCGCCAAAAGGGCCGACCGGATCAAGATTTTAGTCTGGGATCGCACCGGGCTGGTGCTGGTGCACAAGCGCCTGGAGGGCTCGAAGTTCGTGTGGCCGCAGGTTCGCGACGGCGTGATGAGACTGTCACCGGCGATGTTTGCGGCGTTGTTCGAGGGGCTGGATTGGCGCTTGGTTCGGCCTGAGAGAGTTCGGCGTCCGCAGCTCGCCGGGTGA
- a CDS encoding IS66 family transposase — MNVAVLHGEVERLKAELAQTQEALAQSEEARRRLESIVSDLQREKFGSRSEKLSGEQYHLPLEDVEIAQGVLDAAHEKAQRIIEGRPDGACASHRRNRGHLPAHLPRVERIIEPQSRLCPCGCGEMSRIGEDVSERLDVVPAQLRVLVTRRPKYACRRCSGAVVQAHAPEHVVPGGLPTEALIAQVIVAKFGDHLPFYRQAEIYARQGIRLDRATLGNWAGRACFHLKPIAERMRWHLAAAGRLFMDETTAPVLDPGRGKVRKGFFWAIASDDRGHGGQGPPIVLFHYAPGRSGEHAERFLQGFRGQFLQVDAYEGYDRLTRLERPQGPWRLVHCWAHLRRRFVKLARNTKSPIAEAAIRQIAALYAIEATVRGVSPQLRLAARREHSTPIITALKPWFEKQLSLISSGSRLAEDIRYGLAHWEGLTRFLDDGRLELDTNPVENAIRPVCLTRKNALFAGHEVGAENWALLSSLVATCKLNDVNPVAYLAETLDAVINGHPQSAVEDLMPWRFRKTSTPNP, encoded by the coding sequence ATGAACGTCGCAGTTCTCCATGGTGAGGTCGAGCGTCTGAAGGCCGAGCTGGCGCAGACGCAAGAGGCCCTGGCTCAGTCCGAGGAAGCGCGGCGGCGGCTGGAGAGCATCGTCAGCGACCTCCAGCGCGAGAAGTTCGGCTCCCGATCCGAGAAGCTCTCCGGCGAGCAATACCATCTACCGCTGGAGGACGTCGAAATCGCCCAGGGCGTGCTCGATGCCGCCCATGAGAAGGCGCAGCGGATCATCGAGGGCCGCCCGGACGGCGCCTGTGCTTCTCACCGGCGCAACCGCGGTCACCTGCCGGCCCATCTGCCGCGGGTGGAGCGGATCATCGAGCCGCAGAGCAGGCTGTGTCCGTGCGGCTGCGGCGAGATGTCCAGGATCGGCGAGGACGTCAGCGAGCGGCTGGACGTGGTGCCGGCGCAGTTGCGCGTGCTGGTCACCCGCCGCCCGAAATATGCTTGCCGCCGCTGCTCGGGCGCGGTCGTGCAGGCCCATGCTCCCGAGCATGTGGTGCCGGGCGGCCTGCCGACCGAGGCGCTGATCGCCCAGGTCATCGTCGCCAAGTTCGGCGATCACCTGCCGTTCTATCGGCAGGCCGAGATCTATGCGCGCCAGGGCATCCGGCTCGATCGCGCGACACTGGGCAACTGGGCCGGCCGGGCCTGCTTCCATCTCAAGCCCATCGCCGAGCGCATGCGCTGGCATCTGGCCGCGGCGGGTCGTCTGTTCATGGACGAGACCACCGCACCGGTGCTCGATCCCGGACGCGGCAAGGTCAGGAAGGGCTTCTTCTGGGCGATCGCTTCCGATGACCGCGGCCATGGCGGCCAGGGCCCGCCCATCGTGCTGTTCCACTATGCGCCGGGACGCAGTGGCGAGCATGCCGAACGCTTCCTTCAGGGCTTCCGCGGGCAGTTCCTGCAGGTCGACGCCTATGAGGGCTACGATCGGCTGACGCGCCTGGAGAGGCCGCAGGGGCCATGGAGGCTCGTCCATTGCTGGGCTCATCTGCGCCGACGCTTCGTCAAGCTGGCGCGCAACACCAAATCGCCGATCGCCGAGGCGGCGATACGCCAGATCGCGGCGCTCTATGCCATCGAGGCAACGGTTCGCGGTGTCTCGCCGCAACTGCGGCTTGCCGCCCGGCGGGAGCATTCCACGCCGATCATCACCGCCCTGAAACCGTGGTTCGAGAAGCAACTGTCGCTGATCTCCTCCGGCTCCAGGCTGGCCGAAGACATCCGCTACGGGCTCGCCCACTGGGAGGGGCTCACCCGCTTCCTTGACGATGGCCGCCTCGAGCTCGACACCAACCCGGTTGAAAACGCGATCAGGCCCGTCTGCCTGACCCGAAAAAATGCTCTGTTCGCCGGCCACGAGGTCGGCGCCGAAAACTGGGCACTGCTCTCGTCCCTCGTCGCCACATGCAAGCTCAACGACGTCAATCCCGTCGCCTATCTCGCTGAAACCCTCGACGCCGTCATCAACGGCCACCCACAAAGCGCCGTCGAAGATCTCATGCCATGGCGCTTCCGGAAAACCTCAACCCCAAATCCGTAG
- a CDS encoding recombinase family protein: protein MKRVALYARVSVARSSQTTENQLRLLQDAAARLGWTIVAVHTDEGISGAKSREKRPGYDALLKGVTRGEYDLVAAWSVCRLGRSLQDLVAFLADLQSRETGLYLHVQGLDTSTPSGRMLFGMISVFAEFERAMIRDRILAGLDRVRETKRLGRPPMSIEKTEAIRTMLAQGLGVRETARRTGAGTATVQRLKRAMAVEDGEETVAA from the coding sequence ATGAAGCGCGTCGCCCTCTACGCCAGGGTCTCGGTCGCCCGCAGCAGCCAGACCACCGAGAACCAACTGCGCCTGCTCCAGGATGCCGCTGCGCGCCTGGGCTGGACCATCGTCGCCGTCCATACCGACGAAGGCATCAGCGGCGCGAAGAGCCGGGAGAAGCGGCCGGGCTACGACGCCTTGTTGAAGGGCGTCACCCGAGGTGAGTACGACCTCGTCGCAGCATGGTCGGTGTGCAGGCTGGGCAGGTCCCTCCAGGACCTCGTCGCTTTCCTCGCCGATCTCCAGAGCCGAGAGACGGGGCTCTACCTGCACGTCCAGGGCCTCGACACCTCGACGCCATCAGGCAGGATGTTGTTCGGCATGATCTCGGTCTTCGCCGAGTTCGAGCGGGCGATGATCCGCGATCGCATCCTGGCTGGGCTCGATCGGGTCCGGGAGACGAAGCGGCTGGGCCGCCCGCCGATGTCGATCGAGAAGACCGAAGCCATCCGCACCATGCTGGCCCAGGGGCTGGGCGTGCGCGAGACGGCCCGACGAACCGGAGCCGGGACCGCTACGGTGCAGCGGCTGAAGCGCGCGATGGCGGTCGAGGACGGTGAGGAGACCGTGGCGGCGTAG
- a CDS encoding DUF6538 domain-containing protein, with product MPRLGLVPFSRQGTRGGVFGFRLQLPADVFQALVAADVGGARRTVTFSLKTRDPLVARSRALRAAADVGEMIAAVRSGTVPLWQFDPAAYRESRIIVPVTGQKQSGSKQVSPTTSTPDGMTLRRVYQEVYLPRRQERKGAVPRRRSRLDMEKAITRFVASAGDLAVNTITRQDAEKFVRGLKVGSVATTKKTVTCLSTICNAAVAAGMISSNAFRGLGPDRAAIVAARRSYSRFDHDQLARFFGRTERDDGAVLWLPRLLLLTGARLEEMAQLRAAWFVRRDGIDVIDLNEAKVKNAHNKRYIPLHRDLLDLGVLDLVQRSPDRLFTELKYRASAESWSSAISMRLNREIDAALGTNRRLTVHSLRKTFEHAAYTTGVPKATINAITGHKPGDISEEHYLMLQDDMPLLKRHIDEIDFPFLRRIRA from the coding sequence ATGCCGCGTTTGGGGCTGGTGCCGTTCTCTCGCCAAGGGACGCGAGGCGGCGTCTTTGGTTTTCGGCTCCAGCTTCCCGCCGACGTGTTCCAGGCCCTGGTAGCTGCTGATGTTGGTGGCGCACGACGGACGGTGACCTTCTCCCTCAAGACCCGTGATCCTCTGGTCGCACGAAGTCGGGCTCTGCGCGCTGCGGCGGATGTCGGGGAGATGATCGCAGCCGTTCGCTCGGGGACGGTCCCACTTTGGCAGTTCGATCCTGCCGCCTATCGGGAGAGCCGGATCATCGTACCGGTCACCGGCCAGAAGCAGTCTGGCTCGAAGCAAGTTAGCCCGACCACCTCGACGCCGGATGGCATGACACTGCGACGTGTCTATCAGGAGGTCTATCTGCCACGCCGCCAGGAACGGAAGGGAGCGGTGCCCCGCCGAAGGTCTAGGCTCGATATGGAGAAGGCCATCACGCGCTTCGTGGCCTCGGCCGGGGACCTCGCCGTCAACACCATCACCCGGCAGGACGCGGAGAAGTTCGTGCGCGGGCTGAAGGTAGGCTCGGTTGCGACGACTAAGAAGACCGTGACCTGCCTCTCGACGATCTGTAACGCGGCGGTCGCGGCCGGGATGATCAGCAGCAACGCGTTCCGGGGCCTAGGGCCAGATCGTGCCGCCATCGTCGCGGCACGCCGCAGCTACTCCCGCTTCGATCATGACCAGCTTGCCCGGTTCTTCGGCAGGACCGAGCGCGATGACGGCGCGGTCCTGTGGCTTCCCCGGCTGCTGCTTCTGACCGGTGCCCGGCTCGAAGAGATGGCCCAGCTTCGTGCGGCATGGTTTGTGCGCCGGGACGGCATTGATGTGATCGACTTGAACGAGGCGAAGGTGAAGAACGCGCACAACAAGCGGTACATCCCGCTCCACCGCGATCTGCTCGACCTGGGCGTCCTCGATCTGGTTCAGCGCTCACCGGACCGGCTGTTCACCGAGTTGAAGTACCGGGCCTCGGCCGAGAGTTGGAGCAGTGCGATCAGCATGAGACTGAACCGCGAGATCGACGCGGCGCTTGGCACCAATCGCAGGCTGACGGTGCACTCGCTCAGGAAGACGTTCGAGCACGCCGCCTATACGACGGGGGTGCCGAAGGCGACGATCAACGCGATCACCGGCCACAAGCCGGGCGACATCTCAGAGGAGCACTATCTGATGCTCCAGGATGACATGCCGCTGCTGAAGAGGCACATCGACGAGATCGACTTCCCCTTCCTGCGGCGGATCAGGGCCTGA
- the aspT gene encoding aspartate-alanine antiporter — translation MNYVVEALRNNPELAIFLTVALGFLIGKLKFGSFSLGVVVGCLLAGVLVGQLDIKVPAIVKTVFFDLFLFTTGYKVGPQFFRALKRDALPQMALTVVLCVTCLLMALGFSKLLNFDIGTAAGLLAGAFSESTVIGTAGEAIQRLDLPQAERTALVNNIPVAYAVTYLVGTAALVWFLPKVGPRLMGINLREIAAQRSEKAGPAGDVEGVTSAARLFDVRAYRVENPALTNKTIAEIEAAPRAARAFVLRFRSGAALFDHASDRRIQLGDIVAVMARYEIHAARGDVIGPEVSDPELLDIPLEALDVIVTGRGIDGTSLAELAEGEFARGVFLSKLMRSGITMPVVATTRINRGDVMSLVGPLPEVERAAAILGYPDRRTSATDMIFVGLGIFLGGLFGLLSVVVWGVPLTLTASGGALFMGLVFGWLRSVYPFFGRIPEPAIWIFDTVGLCMFIGIVGLGAGPSFVSGLKTTGLSLVAVGLVSSLLPHTVGILFGRYVLKMDPLIVLGACAGAGTITAALRAIQDEAQSSIPALGYTVPYAIGNILLTAWGPILVALMSI, via the coding sequence ATGAATTACGTCGTCGAAGCCCTCCGCAACAATCCGGAGCTCGCCATCTTCCTGACGGTCGCTCTCGGCTTTCTGATCGGGAAGCTGAAATTCGGGAGCTTCAGCCTCGGCGTCGTCGTTGGTTGCCTGCTGGCCGGTGTCCTGGTCGGCCAGCTCGACATCAAGGTGCCTGCCATCGTGAAGACGGTCTTCTTCGACCTCTTCCTGTTCACGACCGGCTACAAGGTCGGCCCGCAATTCTTCCGTGCGCTGAAGCGGGACGCTCTTCCGCAAATGGCGCTGACGGTCGTGCTGTGCGTCACGTGCCTGCTGATGGCCCTCGGCTTCTCAAAGCTGCTGAATTTCGACATCGGCACGGCGGCCGGGCTGCTGGCCGGAGCGTTTTCCGAATCGACGGTCATCGGCACGGCGGGCGAAGCGATCCAGCGGCTCGATCTTCCGCAGGCCGAGCGGACCGCGCTCGTCAACAACATCCCCGTCGCCTATGCCGTTACCTATCTGGTCGGGACGGCGGCCCTGGTCTGGTTCCTGCCGAAGGTCGGCCCCAGGCTCATGGGCATCAACCTGCGCGAGATCGCGGCGCAGCGGTCGGAGAAGGCCGGTCCGGCCGGCGACGTCGAGGGGGTCACATCGGCCGCCCGACTATTCGATGTTCGGGCCTATCGGGTGGAAAATCCTGCTCTGACGAATAAGACGATCGCCGAGATCGAAGCCGCTCCGCGGGCCGCCCGTGCCTTCGTTCTGCGCTTTCGCAGCGGCGCGGCCCTGTTCGATCACGCATCCGATCGCAGGATACAGCTGGGTGACATCGTCGCCGTCATGGCACGATATGAAATTCACGCCGCCCGCGGCGACGTGATCGGCCCCGAAGTCAGCGATCCCGAGCTCCTCGACATCCCGCTCGAAGCGCTCGACGTTATCGTGACGGGCCGTGGCATCGACGGGACATCGCTGGCGGAACTGGCCGAGGGCGAGTTCGCACGCGGCGTCTTTCTCTCCAAGCTGATGCGCTCGGGCATAACCATGCCGGTTGTCGCCACGACGCGCATCAATCGCGGCGACGTCATGTCGCTGGTCGGCCCGTTGCCCGAGGTCGAACGGGCCGCAGCCATCCTCGGTTATCCGGACCGCCGCACCTCGGCGACCGACATGATCTTCGTCGGGCTGGGGATTTTTCTCGGCGGATTGTTCGGCCTGCTGTCCGTGGTCGTCTGGGGCGTCCCGCTGACTTTGACAGCCAGCGGTGGTGCGCTTTTCATGGGGCTCGTCTTCGGCTGGCTGCGATCGGTCTACCCCTTTTTCGGGCGCATTCCCGAGCCGGCGATCTGGATCTTCGATACGGTCGGGCTTTGCATGTTCATCGGCATCGTCGGGCTCGGTGCCGGGCCGAGCTTCGTCTCGGGCCTGAAGACGACCGGGCTCAGCCTGGTCGCCGTCGGTCTCGTCTCGTCGCTGCTGCCCCACACCGTGGGCATTCTCTTCGGGCGCTACGTCCTGAAGATGGACCCGCTCATCGTCCTCGGCGCCTGCGCCGGCGCCGGCACCATCACGGCCGCGCTCAGGGCCATCCAGGACGAGGCCCAGAGCAGCATTCCGGCCTTGGGCTACACGGTGCCCTATGCCATCGGCAACATCCTGCTGACCGCCTGGGGGCCGATCCTCGTCGCGCTGATGTCGATCTAG
- a CDS encoding bifunctional aspartate transaminase/aspartate 4-decarboxylase, which translates to MDVVTLRNFEKLSPFEIKDELIRLAKQTAQTSSIALLNAGRGNPNWVAMTPREGFFLLGQFAITESRRVMNKPAGIGGMPKPDGIAARLEDWLAGHKDSPGATFLRDMVAFAVKKFEFKPDAFVHELVDSIIGDNYPVPDRMLVHNERIVHEYLMWAMSGEPRPSGQFDLYAVEGGTAAMCYIFKSLKANRLLNAGDTIALATPIFTPYLEMPHLEDYGLNVITVAAPQENRFQFTDEELKKLEDPKVKAFFVVNPGNPYAVALSDETIAKIVKLVQTKRPDLLLLTDDVYGTFVKGFRGLLGALPHNTIGVYSYSKYFGCTGWRLGVIAIHRDNILDKAIANHPEKTLAALDKRYGPITLKPRELKLIDRIVADSRDIALNHTAGLSLPQQVMMSLFSLSEMMDEAKLYQKTCMSIVRARADRMVEGLGIDVPDNPLHDRYYGLVDFEFWANKYVGPEVVAYMKEHIHPLDIVFRLAEDHGIVLLNGGGFSAPDWSVRVSFANLDDEVYSQIGRATRAVARGYRQEFEAYKLALSQKR; encoded by the coding sequence ATGGATGTCGTTACTTTGAGGAACTTCGAAAAGCTCAGCCCCTTCGAGATCAAGGACGAGCTCATCCGGCTTGCCAAGCAGACGGCCCAGACATCCTCCATCGCGCTTCTCAATGCCGGGCGCGGCAACCCGAACTGGGTCGCGATGACGCCGCGCGAAGGATTCTTCCTGCTCGGTCAGTTCGCGATCACGGAAAGTCGGCGCGTGATGAACAAGCCGGCGGGAATCGGTGGCATGCCCAAGCCCGACGGCATCGCCGCGCGACTTGAGGACTGGCTCGCCGGGCACAAGGATTCCCCCGGTGCGACTTTCCTGCGAGACATGGTCGCCTTCGCCGTCAAGAAATTCGAGTTCAAGCCCGATGCCTTCGTGCACGAGCTCGTCGACTCGATCATCGGCGACAACTACCCCGTGCCCGACCGCATGCTCGTGCACAATGAGCGCATCGTCCACGAATATCTGATGTGGGCGATGTCCGGGGAGCCGCGCCCGTCCGGCCAGTTCGATCTCTATGCCGTCGAGGGCGGAACGGCGGCGATGTGCTATATTTTCAAATCGCTGAAGGCCAATCGGCTGCTGAACGCCGGCGACACGATCGCGCTCGCCACGCCGATTTTCACGCCCTATCTCGAAATGCCGCATCTCGAGGATTACGGCCTCAACGTGATCACGGTCGCGGCGCCGCAGGAGAACCGCTTCCAGTTCACCGACGAGGAGCTGAAGAAGCTCGAAGACCCCAAGGTCAAGGCCTTCTTCGTCGTCAACCCGGGCAATCCTTATGCGGTGGCGCTCAGCGACGAAACGATCGCCAAGATCGTCAAGCTCGTCCAGACCAAGCGCCCCGATCTGCTGCTGCTCACCGACGATGTCTACGGCACCTTCGTCAAGGGTTTCCGCGGCCTGCTTGGCGCGCTCCCGCACAACACGATCGGGGTCTACTCCTACTCGAAATACTTCGGCTGCACCGGCTGGCGGCTCGGCGTCATCGCCATCCACCGCGACAACATCCTCGACAAGGCGATCGCGAACCACCCGGAGAAGACCCTGGCGGCGCTCGACAAGCGATATGGCCCGATCACGCTGAAGCCGCGCGAACTGAAGCTGATCGACCGCATCGTCGCCGACAGCCGCGACATCGCGCTCAATCACACAGCCGGGCTGTCGCTGCCGCAGCAGGTGATGATGTCGCTGTTCTCGTTGTCCGAGATGATGGACGAGGCCAAGCTCTACCAGAAGACCTGCATGTCGATCGTCAGGGCGAGAGCCGATCGGATGGTCGAGGGGCTCGGCATCGATGTGCCCGACAATCCTCTCCACGATCGCTACTACGGGCTCGTCGATTTCGAGTTCTGGGCGAACAAATATGTCGGCCCGGAGGTCGTGGCCTATATGAAGGAGCACATTCACCCGCTCGACATCGTCTTCCGGCTCGCCGAGGACCACGGCATCGTCCTGCTCAACGGCGGTGGCTTCTCCGCGCCGGACTGGTCGGTCCGCGTGTCCTTCGCCAATCTCGACGATGAGGTTTACAGCCAGATCGGCCGCGCTACGCGGGCCGTGGCGCGCGGCTACCGCCAGGAATTCGAAGCGTACAAGCTGGCGCTGTCCCAGAAGCGATAG
- the aspT gene encoding aspartate-alanine antiporter codes for MFDWFASTLRSYPEIALFLSLAIGYYVGGFGYKGFSLGAVTSTLIAAVVIGQLGITISPHVKSTFFLMFLFAVGYGVGPQFVRGIAKDGAPQAVFAVVVTVFCLAIPVMIAKFAGYHPGYAAGLYAGSQTISASMGLATDAINRLGLSPEQTKEYLDAMPVAYAVTYIFGTVGSAIVLALLGPKLLGIDLVQACKDYEARLGGGKELGGPGSVWRRFELRAFRVRSGAKVIGMRAADAEALVPDARVFVERVRRNGIIEDATTDTILQEGDIIAVAGPREVLVNLIGQNADEVEDPELLDVKAEGVDVYVTSKDADGKTLAELSQMPAARGVFLRKIVRGATAVSMPILRDTVIQRGDILTVVGRTQDIAAVAKVIGHADRPSDVADVAFIGAAITLGALIGAIVFKVGGVPLTLSTAGGALISGLIFGWLRSVRPVFGRIPSSTVWFMNSVGLNIFIAVVGISAGPGFVKGLQTQGVGLFLWGALATTIPLILAMFAGKYIFRFDPAILLGCCAGARTTTAALGMICETAGSQVPALGYTVTYAVGNTLLTIWGMVIIILLT; via the coding sequence ATGTTCGACTGGTTCGCGAGTACGCTTCGCAGCTATCCCGAGATTGCGCTCTTCCTGTCCCTGGCGATTGGGTATTATGTCGGAGGTTTCGGGTATAAAGGCTTCAGCCTGGGCGCGGTGACCTCGACGCTGATTGCCGCGGTTGTCATCGGCCAGCTCGGTATTACGATCTCGCCTCACGTCAAGTCGACATTCTTCCTGATGTTCCTGTTCGCGGTCGGCTACGGGGTCGGTCCGCAATTCGTTCGCGGCATCGCCAAGGACGGCGCTCCCCAGGCGGTGTTCGCAGTCGTCGTGACCGTGTTCTGCCTCGCGATCCCCGTCATGATCGCGAAGTTCGCCGGCTATCATCCGGGATATGCGGCAGGCCTCTATGCCGGTTCGCAGACGATCTCGGCCTCGATGGGTCTGGCGACCGATGCGATCAATCGCCTCGGCCTCTCGCCGGAACAGACCAAGGAATATCTCGACGCCATGCCGGTCGCCTATGCGGTGACCTACATCTTCGGCACGGTCGGCTCCGCCATCGTCCTGGCCCTGCTGGGGCCAAAACTGCTGGGCATTGATCTCGTCCAGGCCTGCAAGGACTACGAAGCGAGGCTTGGTGGCGGCAAGGAACTCGGCGGGCCCGGCTCGGTCTGGCGCCGCTTCGAGTTGCGCGCCTTCCGGGTGCGGAGCGGCGCCAAGGTCATCGGCATGCGCGCAGCGGATGCCGAAGCGCTCGTGCCGGATGCACGTGTCTTCGTCGAGCGCGTCCGGCGCAATGGCATCATCGAGGATGCCACAACCGACACGATCCTGCAGGAGGGCGACATCATCGCCGTCGCGGGGCCGCGCGAGGTACTCGTCAACCTGATCGGGCAGAACGCCGACGAGGTCGAGGACCCGGAGCTTCTCGATGTGAAGGCCGAAGGCGTCGACGTCTACGTCACCAGCAAGGACGCCGACGGCAAGACCCTCGCCGAACTCTCGCAGATGCCCGCGGCGCGGGGCGTTTTTCTCCGGAAGATCGTTCGCGGCGCGACCGCCGTCAGCATGCCCATCCTGCGTGATACGGTGATCCAGCGCGGCGACATCCTCACCGTCGTCGGCCGGACCCAGGACATCGCCGCCGTCGCCAAGGTCATCGGGCACGCCGACCGCCCGAGCGACGTCGCCGATGTCGCCTTCATCGGTGCCGCCATCACGCTCGGCGCGCTGATCGGTGCCATTGTCTTCAAGGTCGGCGGCGTCCCACTGACGCTCTCCACCGCAGGTGGCGCGCTGATCTCAGGCCTGATCTTCGGCTGGCTTCGTTCCGTGCGCCCGGTCTTCGGCCGCATTCCGAGCTCGACCGTCTGGTTCATGAACTCGGTCGGCCTGAACATCTTCATCGCCGTGGTCGGAATTTCCGCAGGCCCGGGTTTCGTCAAGGGGCTGCAGACGCAGGGCGTCGGGCTGTTCCTCTGGGGCGCTCTGGCGACGACGATCCCGCTGATCCTGGCGATGTTCGCCGGCAAGTACATCTTCCGGTTCGATCCCGCCATTCTGCTCGGTTGCTGTGCCGGCGCACGCACGACGACGGCAGCCCTCGGCATGATCTGTGAAACCGCCGGCAGCCAGGTCCCGGCCCTCGGCTACACCGTGACCTATGCCGTCGGAAACACGCTTCTGACGATCTGGGGCATGGTGATCATCATATTGCTGACCTGA